In Debaryomyces hansenii CBS767 chromosome B complete sequence, one genomic interval encodes:
- a CDS encoding DEHA2B11264p (similar to uniprot|Q12402 Saccharomyces cerevisiae YPR028W YOP1 Protein that regulates vesicular traffic in stressed cells either to facilitate membrane turnover or to decrease unnecessary secretion) → MSYQNQAKSFLSTIDEDLQILRQFELKTGLPRSYAILGGFGLYFVLIFLNIGGVGQLLSNIAGLVIPGYFSLLALESTTTSDDTQLLTYWVVFATFNVVEFWSKAILYWIPFYYLFKTVFLVYIGIPSTGGAVTVYNAAIKPFSRRYIVNNKKFAQDINNAAQGVSSSVELLAS, encoded by the exons atgtCGTACCAAAATCAAGCAAAGAGCTTTTTATCTACTATTGACGAA GATCTTCAAATCTTAAGACAATTCGAACTCAAAACCGGATTACCAAGATCATACGCTATCTTAGGTGGATTTGGTCTTTACTttgttttaattttcttgaacatTGGTGGTGTTGGTCAACTTTTGTCTAACATTGCTGGATTAGTTATCCCAGGATACTTCTCTTTACTCGCGTTAGAAAGTACCACCACTTCAGATGACACTCAGTTATTGACCTACTGGGTTGTTTTCGCAACTTTCAATGTTGTTGAATTCTGGTCTAAGGCTATCTTGTACTGGATTCCATTCTACTACTTGTTCAAGACTGTTTTCTTGGTTTACATTGGTATTCCATCTACCGGTGGTGCTGTAACCGTGTACAATGCTGCTATCAAGCCATTTTCCAGAAGATACATTGTTAACAACAAGAAGTTCGCTCAAGATATTAACAATGCTGCTCAAGGTGTTTCATCTTCTGTCGAATTATTAGCTAGCTAA
- a CDS encoding DEHA2B11286p (similar to uniprot|Q12028 Saccharomyces cerevisiae YPR029C APL4 Gamma-adaptin), with the protein MGSLKSFIKAVRKSKTIADERAVVMKESASIRTSFRDAKLDQTTRRINISKLLYLYIMGEKTHFGQVECIKLLASPRFADKRLGYMATMLLLDENQEVLTLLTNSLDNDMQHPNAFIVGLALCCLGNIASPELARDLYTNVDKIITTNNLYLKKKACIVAAKLIEKDPDLSEIFMPKVPQLISDKSPGVLLGALRLIQALYFASPEHRENLIKTIPKIVGHLKRVASSGYIPDYDVLGISDPFLQVSLLTTIRILAVDENCPPKYLEEINDILTQVASNIESGKNAAHAILYECVKTIFAIQSDQSLKILGVNLLGKFLSTKDNNTRYVALDTLLTVINIEPLAVQRHRTTIVNCLSDGDISIRRRALELSFAILNEQNIRVLVREILLFLENCRDNELKPYISSQLTTAANKFAPNEKWHFDTLIRMLKLSGNFITPDIISNILALIMQCNDLELKKHVVGRLLSLCLEDSTQYGLSLITVWCLGEYVDLILDGNVEVNGKQVPVTDKLILKLIDELINNSTYSDQETVHLVTYILTAIIKLSIKFKNPDSIEKLRLILNSRAYDNNLEIQIRAAEYQEIFAQDTQLKKGLLARMPAPKIKARESLSLQNTNTHRTKPAGHSHNDAGVPSSTNDLLDLLDDNNDASNVSNNHQPISNNDLLSDLFAGPSNPTQSQASSHAKSSNNGSILDLFDSPSAAQSPVQSNFELAQSSAQLINAFSNSNIAISFLPKSFPQNGQATMEAHIKSNSPSSSIEQFQLLIAVPKTQKLSISSTSGGDTLVNGSDIKQVLKIVGKQGSKVKLRVKAKYILNGETVEDLFDFAGFSSTL; encoded by the coding sequence ATGGGTTCATTGAAATCGTTTATCAAAGCGGTCAGAAAGTCCAAGACGATTGCCGATGAACGGGCGGTGGTTATGAAGGAATCGGCATCTATTAGAACATCATTTAGAGATGCTAAATTAGATCAGACTACCAgaagaatcaatatttCCAAGTTATTATACTTATACATTATGGGTGAAAAGACACATTTTGGACAGGTTGAATGTATTAAATTACTAGCATCGCCACGTTTTGCTGATAAAAGGTTGGGATATATGGCTACCATGTTGTTACTAGATGAGAACCAAGAAGTTTTAACATTGTTGACTAACTCGTTGGATAACGACATGCAACACCCTAATGCATTCATTGTGGGATTAGCCTTATGCTGTTTAGGTAATATCGCTTCTCCGGAATTAGCACGAGATTTGTACACTAATGTTGACAAGATTATCACGACTAATAAcctttatttgaagaagaaggctTGCATTGTGGCAgcaaaattaattgaaaaggACCCAGATTTATCTGAAATATTCATGCCTAAAGTTCCGCAATTGATATCTGATAAGCTGCCGGGAGTCTTATTGGGTGCATTAAGGTTGATTCAAGcattatattttgcaagtCCTGAACACAGAGAAAACTTGATTAAAACTATACCAAAAATCGTTGGGCATTTGAAGAGAGTAGCGAGCAGTGGCTATATCCCTGACTATGATGTTTTAGGGATTCTGGATCCTTTCCTTCAGGTTTCTTTACTAACAACGATAAGAATTTTAGCGGTAGATGAAAACTGCCCTCCTAAATatttagaagaaattaatgatattttaaCACAAGTTGCGTCCAATATCGAAAGTGGTAAAAATGCAGCTCATGCAATTTTGTATGAGTGTGTAAAGACAATTTTTGCTATCCAATCCGACCAGTCTTTGAAGATTTTAGGTGTGAACTTATTGGGAAAATTTTTGTCTACCAAGGACAACAATACAAGATATGTTGCTCTCGATACATTATTGACGGTCATTAATATCGAACCATTGGCGGTACAAAGGCACAGGACTACCATCGTTAATTGTTTATCTGATGGCGATATTTCGattagaagaagagctTTGGAATTATCATTTGCTATATTGAACGAACAAAATATCCGGGTGTTAGTAAGAGAAATATTGTTATTCTTAGAGAATTGTCGAGACAATGAATTGAAACCGTATATTTCTTCCCAGTTGACGACAGCGGCTAATAAGTTTGCTCCAAATGAAAAGTGGCATTTTGATACTTTGATAAGGATGCTTAAACTTTCTGGTAATTTTATCACCCCAGACATTATTTCAAACATTTTAGCATTGATTATGCAATGCAatgatttggaattgaagaagcatGTAGTCGGCAGATTATTATCGTTATGTTTAGAAGACTCAACGCAATATggtttatcattaataactGTTTGGTGTTTAGGGGAATATGTTGATCTAATTTTGGATGGTAATGTTGAAGTCAACGGTAAACAAGTACCAGTTACcgataaattaattttgaaactAATCGATGAGTTGATTAACAACTCGACATACTCTGATCAAGAAACCGTTCACTTGGttacatatatattaacGGCTATAATAAAGTtatcaatcaaattcaaaaaccCAGACTCTATTGAGAAATTGAgattaattttgaattcaagaGCATATGATAATAACTTGGAAATCCAAATTAGAGCAGCAGAGTaccaagaaatatttgctCAGGATACACAATTGAAGAAGGGATTATTGGCAAGAATGCCAGCTCCAAAAATTAAAGCGAGAGAATCCTTATCGTTGCAGAATACCAATACCCATAGAACTAAACCTGCTGGTCATAGTCATAATGATGCAGGTGTTCCTTCGTCAACTAATGATTTGTTAGATCTTTtggatgataataatgacgCTTCAAATGTTTCCAACAATCATCAACCTATAAGTAACAACGATTTATTATCAGACTTGTTTGCAGGACCCAGTAATCCAACACAATCACAAGCGTCATCTCATGCGAAGtcttctaataatggaaGTATACTAGATTTGTTTGACTCACCATCAGCGGCTCAATCACCTGTTCAGTCCAACTTTGAATTAGCACAATCATCCGCACAACTTATTAATGCATTCtctaattcaaatattgcGATTTCTTTCTTACCTAAGTCGTTTCCACAGAATGGCCAGGCAACGATGGAAGCACATATAAAATCGAATTCCCCAAGTTCTTCGATTGAGCAATTCCAGCTTTTAATTGCCGTCCCTAAGACTCAAaagttatcaatatcatcaacttcCGGAGGAGATACTTTGGTAAATGGCTCCGACATAAAGCAGGTATTGAAGATTGTTGGTAAACAAGGATCGAAGGTAAAATTAAGAGTAAAAGCTAAATACATTTTAAACGGTGAAACAGTTGAAGATTTGTTCGACTTTGCTGGGTTCAGTCTGACATTATGA
- a CDS encoding DEHA2B11308p (similar to uniprot|Q5ZB85 Oryza sativa B1097D05 Peptidyl prolyl cis trans isomerase-like), with product MSSLEPATTAKVALITTKGPIEIELWAKEVPNITRVFIQNCLDKKYIGTTFNKVIKDYLVQTSKIKEPATLKLKDEFHSRLKFNKRGLVGAVHDDKRNSNNVDSLFITLKPTPEFNNNYVLFGKIMGDSIYNVVKINESELKSEETPMYPAEITDIKILVQYFDDLVESKEHIAEPAKKKAKKAKKPRVKLDYTLEDEEDTGFKMKSAHDLLSDSKLSNKLYANKKKGPSENNEKQKTIEKAQDSSMETKKIVPERPDYKGSEEIENETKITSSENMNHETKQDKPNYKAKLDRNPNIDSDYDSDLDLSSSESIDLFAFKQSNFQSS from the coding sequence ATGAGCTCTTTAGAACCTGCTACTACGGCCAAAGTGGCTCTTATAACAACGAAAGGGCCTATTGAGATTGAATTATGGGCCAAGGAAGTGCCCAATATTACTAGAGTGTTCATTCAGAATTGTTTAgataaaaaatatattggtACAACATTTAATAAGGTGATAAAGGATTACTTGGTCCAAACAagcaaaatcaaagaaCCTGCGACATTAAAGCTAAAGGATGAATTTCATTCACGTttgaaattcaataagAGAGGTTTGGTGGGTGCTGTGCATGATGATAAACgaaattctaataatgttgattcattattcataaCGTTGAAACCTACACCAGAGTTCAATAACAATTACGTATTATTCGGCAAAATAATGGGCGACTCGATCTACAATGTAGtaaaaatcaatgaaaGTGAGCTTAAATCGGAGGAAACTCCAATGTACCCTGCAGAAATAACAGATATTAAGATCTTGGtacaatattttgatgacCTAGTTGAATCAAAGGAGCATATTGCAGAACCTGCGAAGAAGAAAGCAAAGAAAGCGAAGAAGCCTCGTGTCAAATTAGACTATACtttagaagatgaagaagatacgggattcaaaatgaaatcaGCTCACGATTTGCTTTCAGATTCAAAATTGTCTAACAAATTGTATGCtaataaaaagaaaggCCCCTCGGAGAATAACGAGAAACAGAAAACCATCGAAAAAGCACAGGATAGCAGTATGGAAACTAAGAAGATAGTCCCTGAACGTCCAGATTACAAAGGTTCTGAGGAGATAGAAAATGAAACGAAGATTACTTCATCTGAGAATATGAACCATGAAACCAAGCAAGACAAGCCTAATTATAAAGCTAAATTAGATAGGaatccaaatattgattctgATTATGATTCTGATTTAGACCTATCATCTTCTGAATCAATTGACCTATTTGCATTTAAGCAAAGTAACTTTCAAAGTAGCTAG
- a CDS encoding DEHA2B11330p (weakly similar to uniprot|Q03656 Saccharomyces cerevisiae YMR216C SKY1 Protein serine kinase): MILVNQAMRGNKDKDLEATVGPQSPRGGDKKGTRFNFGGFLKKIPLPVNKRSSEEVKEGAEGQTDPVEISMSPTAKSSPSDEIGVGSSGGNVIEGNSNYTHEIIPVGDPSRNKSRYATFTAKCISLENSELTSQIDSDEQSIDEPQDSVFTQVAGPPPVIIDRKYTKKKSKNPKLRINSNQSVTSVVDNPNPRGEVFENYQHFDNFEAYKQDLAEEDDVVEYLSESESDLNINPHQEENANDYKVGGYHPVSKGEVYFSRDFPNREYIILRKLGWGHFSTVWLAKSRYNRELNPSTSEDASVDTNDYYVAIKFVKSSDSYMEAAEDEIKLLKTLDKPLVYGKHLEEQHKQFFENHKINKHNQPVGHPGYKHIMRLLDDFEVTGPNGKHICMVFEVLGENVLNLIFKSKTISKDLKQNTKSPIGSKDMKPENNKNFKLFKSKLSLGLINNPKKEVSTSATDDNLSGVGCIKNNSSDSLTKLIGVQKTYGGIPLTLVKQIVKQMFLAVDYMHHCGIIHTDLKPENILIEIKDINNVIKVIENEKITKFNAKYKNRKDSSISTVNINTDKIGLNRANSTNPKTRQDSVGYGLYRKSRNSVCCKCDSPVRSSKPLSSSINSDTTFQEVSFYGNGNQSRKSSICKINEGGISPTTMSILKPKVEKNKDDSELISIKIADLGNATFSHYHFTNQIQTRQYRAPEIILKHKTWGSSADIWSIGCIIFELITGDYLFDPHNGNNFDKDEDHMAQIVELLGEFPTPDYLNNCDLTSTFLKKDSAGKYSLRNINKLKYWSLHDVLVQKYKFDENDINLQLINDLILKCLTYDLTERYDCKSLANHPWLNNDLDLDNFDFETSTNIPKDHNDIPGFTS; this comes from the coding sequence ATGATATTAGTGAATCAAGCTATGAGAGgaaataaagataaagatCTCGAAGCCACTGTGGGACCACAGAGTCCTCGAGGAGGCGATAAAAAGGGGACCAGGTTCAACTTTGGGGgttttttgaagaaaatccCGCTCCCGGTAAATAAGAGGTCCAGCGAAGAAGTAAAGGAAGGGGCAGAGGGACAGACTGATCCGGTAGAGATTTCGATGTCGCCAACGGCCAAAAGCAGTCCATCGGACGAGATAGGGGTAGGAAGTAGTGGGGGCAATGTAATAGAGGGAAATAGTAACTATACCCACGAAATAATCCCAGTGGGAGACCCAAGCAGGAATAAGCTGAGATATGCCACCTTCACGGCTAAATGTATTTCGTTGGAGAATAGCGAACTTACGTCACAGATAGATCTGGACGAGCAGTCGATCGATGAGCCGCAAGATTCTGTTTTCACGCAAGTAGCCGGGCCACCACCGGTGATTATTGACAGAAAATACACGAAAAAGAAGTCGAAGAACCCCAAGTTGAGAATTAATAGCAACCAGTCGGTGACGTCCGTCGTTGATAACCCAAATCCCCGGGGtgaagtttttgaaaattaccAACACTTCGATAACTTTGAAGCATATAAACAAGACTTGGCTGAAGAGGATGATGTGGTTGAATATCTATCAGAAAGTGAGTCAGACTTGAATATCAACCCTCATCAGGAAGAAAACGCCAATGACTATAAGGTTGGGGGGTACCATCCGGTTTCTAAGGGAGAAGTATATTTCTCTCGTGATTTCCCCAATAGGGAGTACATAATATTGAGGAAGCTAGGTTGGGGTCACTTTTCGACTGTTTGGCTAGCCAAATCTAGATACAACCGGGAATTAAACCCATCTACATCGGAGGACGCTTCAGTCGATACGAATGACTATTATGTGGCTATCAAATTTGTTAAGTCGAGCGACAGTTATATGGAAGCTGCCGAAGATGAAATCAAGTTATTGAAGACTCTCGATAAGCCCCTAGTCTACGGCAAACATTTAGAAGAACAACATAAacaattctttgaaaaccacaaaattaataaacatAACCAGCCCGTGGGTCACCCCGGATACAAACATATTATGAGGTTATTGGATGATTTCGAAGTTACAGGACCAAATGGTAAGCATATTTGTATGGTTTTCGAGGTATTGGGCGAGAATGttttaaatttgattttcaaatctaaGACTATCAGCAAGGATTTGAAACAGAATACCAAATCACCTATCGGAAGTAAGGATATGAAAccagaaaataataaaaatttcaagttatttaaatcaaaattgaGTTTAGGTTTAATCAATAACCCCAAGAAAGAGGTTCTGACAAGTGCCACCGACGATAATTTATCCGGTGTCGGATGCATTaagaataattcttcagaTTCTCTAACAAAGTTAATTGGGGTGCAAAAAACTTACGGGGGAATTCCATTGACACTAGTTAAACAAATTGTGAAGCAAATGTTTTTGGCTGTGGATTATATGCATCATTGTGGAATCATTCATACTGATTTGAAACCAGAGAATATATTGATTGAGATCAAAGATATCAATAATGTCATTAAAGTCATTGAGAACGAAAAAATAACTAAATTCAATGCAAAATATAAGAATAGAAAGGACAGTTCAATATCTACTGTAAACATCAATACCGATAAGATCGGACTTAATAGAgctaattcaacaaatccTAAGACGAGACAAGATTCTGTGGGTTATGGATTATATAGAAAATCAAGGAATTCAGTATGCTGCAAATGTGATTCGCCTGTTAGAAGTTCAAAACCATTATCATCGAGTATTAATTCGGATACTACTTTTCAAGAAGTGTCTTTTTATGGTAATGGAAATCAGAGCAGGAAGAGCTCCATTTGTAAGATTAATGAAGGTGGAATCAGCCCTACCACCATGTCAATCTTAAAACCTAaggttgaaaaaaataaggATGACAGTGAACTTATCTCTATTAAAATTGCTGATCTCGGTAATGCAACATTTTCTCATTACCATTTTACAAATCAAATACAAACCAGACAATATAGGGCACCcgaaataattttgaaacatAAAACTTGGGGCTCTTCAGCTGATATTTGGTCAATTGGAtgcattatatttgaattaattactggggattatttatttgaccCTCATAATggtaataattttgataaagatgaagacCATATGGCACAGATAGTCGAGCTATTGGGTGAATTTCCTACGCCAGATTATTTGAACAATTGCGATCTAACTTCTACATTTCTTAAGAAAGATTCTGCTGGAAAGTATTCGttgagaaatattaataagttGAAGTACTGGTCACTCCATGATGTTCTAGTGCAAAAGTATAAATTTGACGAGAATGATATCAACcttcaattaataaatgatttaattttgaaatgtttGACATATGATCTTACTGAAAGATATGATTGCAAGTCATTAGCTAACCATCCATGGTTAAATAATGATcttgatttggataattttgattttgaaactTCAACAAATATACCTAAGGACCATAATGATATTCCGGGGTTTACTTCATAA
- a CDS encoding DEHA2B11352p (similar to CA1139|IPF9466 Candida albicans IPF9466) has protein sequence MLDISNSDFDVNILDGALENPTIPLTFPLPTDKDTYVELEGNEKLSKSFGFLNNFFHFFTGTKFDDIYKNNEYHYSINKYTPQFNKKMNDHMNEMLTTKDPKLNELVYSLIDQELKLNLIKAKDLPTRFKEVKEFMIKYYQLENSKTMPSFKSHNFLRVCYVTIMSIMRKMFPKGIWCNKTQMSELYAKYLKDPMSIIFFPNHQSHVDYIILHLVCVRFQFSTPTVIAGENLNVAIFGTFLRNLGAIFIKRSFNNELYTERNLTNLIEFILLNKINFEVFIEGTRSRDGKLLLPKYGILKYLCSIYLTQREVEKNKNFDMLFQPISITYERIYEADGYLDELLGSDKKQESMTNILKNGVSSLFSNPENDFKNFPSTKQHREGNYDNSTRKLNGKIFVKLGDSFTLSSFIEEDKDDEAHLVESMVEIPDSPVNLKKLGFKILHEINRVAYLPEIAIIGTALQAYHYLHGSTEFPINDLVSSMRLIIEVLKRQEELDNINTNVKLLEGLLKSSDDELATMIKDQVPQFFRFIKINFNKNTIKIENAVELLFYKNLTIHLVIHKSLVCFIIASLGQANPNIATDAYIRSLYYIFTGFLKNEFLFDYDYNKSNDLSNILSELVQCGTINRTSTHYEIVDHKHMSIFAEVVKPFIESYMICINAINIIDNQVKKKSTHITDEQLINDDLISKDFPTTKSLLRIIQSSKFQQKHMESINKQYLLSCLFYLDNLQLIRIFKNKAKTRAFVVTQRSKDLRFILRLLDTLLNNPTDEVLNDTNLLYMTDIIDKTFERSLKAKL, from the coding sequence ATGCTAGATATTTCAAACTCAGACTTCGATGTCAACATTCTTGACGGGGCCTTAGAAAATCCCACCATCCCTTTGACATTTCCGTTACCTACCGACAAAGATACGTACGTGGAATTGGAAGGTAATGAGAAACTAAGCAAGAGTTTCGGATTCCTAAATAACTTCTTTCACTTTTTCACAGGGACCAAGTTCGATGACATTTACAAGAACAAtgaatatcattattcgaTCAATAAATACACTCCTCAATTCAACAAGAAGATGAACGACCACATGAACGAGATGTTAACTACGAAAGATCCAAAATTGAACGAGTTGGTATATTCATTGATAGACCAAgagttgaaattgaatcttATCAAGGCCAAAGACCTTCCCACTAGGTTTAAAGAGGTTAAGGAATTCATGATCAAGTATTACCAGTTGGAAAACTCGAAGACAATGCCAAGTTTCAAGTCTCATAATTTCCTTAGAGTCTGCTATGTCACAATTATGTCTATTATGCGTAAGATGTTTCCAAAGGGGATCTGGTGTAACAAGACGCAAATGAGTGAGTTATATGCGAAATACTTAAAGGATCCTATGTCTATCATTTTTTTCCCCAATCATCAATCACATGTCGATTAcattattcttcatttggTATGCGTTAGATTTCAGTTCTCTACACCTACTGTTATTGCTGGCGAAAATTTGAATGTGGCTATCTTTGGGACGTTTTTAAGAAATTTGGGGGCTATTTTTATAAAGAGAtccttcaataatgaattgtaCACGGAAAGAAATTTGACGAATTTGATCGAATTCATATTGttgaacaaaataaattttgagGTGTTTATTGAAGGTACAAGATCCAGAGATGGGAAGTTATTATTGCCAAAATACGGTATCTTGAAGTATTTATGCAGCATATACCTAACACAGAGAGAAGtggaaaaaaataaaaattttgatatgcTTTTCCAGCCAATTTCTATTACATATGAGAGAATCTATGAGGCAGATGGATACTTAGACGAGTTGCTTGGTAGTGACAAGAAGCAAGAAAGTATGACGAACATTCTTAAGAATGGTGTGAGCTCCTTATTTTCGAATCCagaaaatgatttcaaaaacttcCCTAGTACGAAACAGCACAGGGAGGGGAATTACGACAACTCCACCAGAAAGTTGAACGGGAAGATATTTGTTAAATTGGGCGATTCATTCACTTTATCCAGTTTCATTGAGGAAGAcaaagatgatgaagctCATTTAGTCGAGTCTATGGTCGAAATACCCGATTCACCCgttaatttgaaaaaattaggattcaaaattttaCATGAAATCAACAGGGTTGCATATTTACCTGAGATCGCAATTATAGGTACGGCCCTCCAGgcttatcattatttacatGGAAGTACTGAGTTTCCAATCAATGACTTAGTTTCTTCTATGAGATTGATTATCGAGGTATTGAAAAGACAGGAAGAACTCGACAATATCAATACGAATGTGAAATTATTAGAGGGCTTACTCAAGAGCTCCGATGATGAACTCGCCACTATGATTAAGGACCAAGTTCCCCAATTCTTCCgcttcatcaaaatcaacttcaacaaGAACActatcaaaattgaaaatgccGTTGAGTTGTTGTTCTACAAGAATCTCACGATTCACCTTGTTATCCACAAGAGCTTAGTGTGTTTTATAATTGCACTGCTTGGCCAGGCCAATCCAAATATTGCGACTGATGCCTATATACGATCGCTATATTACATATTCACTGGGTTTTTGAAAAACGAGTTTTTATTTGACTACGACTACAACAAATCCAACGACTTATCCAATATCTTGAGCGAATTGGTGCAATGTGGGACGATCAATCGCACCTCCACTCACTACGAAATCGTGGACCACAAACATATGAGCATTTTTGCCGAAGTGGTTAAGCCTTTTATCGAATCGTACATGATATGTATCAACGCCATCAACATCATTGATAACCAGGTTAAGAAGAAACTGACTCATATCACCGACGAGCAATTGATCAATGACGATCTTATTAGCAAAGACTTCCCCACCACCAAGTCGCTCTTGCGAATCATCCAGTCATCGAAGTTTCAACAAAAGCACATGGAATCCATCAACAAACAGTACTTGTTGTCGTGTCTCTTCTATCTCGACAATCTCCAACTCATTCGCATCTTCAAGAACAAGGCCAAAACCAGGGCGTTTGTGGTGACGCAGAGACTGAAGGACTTGCGGTTTATTCTCCGTCTTCTTGACACGTTGCTCAACAACCCAACCGACGAAGTTTTGAACGATACCAACTTGCTCTATATGACAGACATTATTGACAAGACGTTTGAACGTAGTCTCAAAGCTAAGCTCTAA
- a CDS encoding DEHA2B11374p (similar to uniprot|Q9C126 Pichia etchellsii Hypothetical protein) codes for MTILIYIFNINQKILGANDEENNFLKNEIEYVLVNNINDIKFDLSNKTIQNYAEDYGIITKYNRCRIQNINQNFDDHTILENEYLIGLLENINIRHLDIDTMIDDHMLANNHEICAIY; via the coding sequence atgacaatattaatatatatttttaatataaatcaaaaaatattaGGTGCaaacgatgaagaaaataattttttaaagaatgaaataGAATATGTGTtagtaaataatataaatgatataaaatttgatttgtCTAATAAAACAATACAAAATTATGCAGAAGATTATGGaattattacaaaatataatagatgtagaattcaaaatattaatcaaaattttgatgatCATACTATACTAGAAAATGAATACCTAATAGgattattagaaaatataaatataagaCATTTAGATATTGATACTATGATAGATGATCATATGCTTGCTAATAATCATGAAATTTGTGcaatatattaa
- a CDS encoding DEHA2B11396p (some similarities with uniprot|P09805 Kluyveromyces lactis Killer toxin alpha/beta subunits precursor) translates to MVCDTRSDFDRIVYWMDSDGPMTSDPKQLENHYDIMHYAFVNINSDFSIDDSKISISNFLDLNIKKVASFGGWDFSTNPSTYKIFRDIVSDVNSREKFATNVVNFLKKYNLDGNDLDWEYPKKFLCFVRCYLELSNTIRRRP, encoded by the coding sequence ATGGTATGCGATACTAGAAGTGATTTCGATAGAATTGTTTACTGGATGGATTCTGATGGGCCTATGACTTCAGATCCTAAGCAATTAGAAAACCATTATGATATAATGCATTATGcatttgtaaatattaattcaGATTTTTCTATTGATGATAGTAAGATTAGTATAAGTAATTTCTTagatttaaatattaaGAAAGTGGCTAGTTTTGGAGGATGGGATTTTAGTACTAATCCTTCTacatataaaatatttagagATATTGTGTCTGATGTTAATTCTAGAGAAAAATTTGCTACAAATGTTGTTAATTTcttaaagaaatataatttagatGGTAATGATTTAGATTGGGAATATCCTAAAAAATTCTTGTGTTTTGTTCGTTGTTATCTAGAACTCTCAAATACAATTCGCCGTAGACCTTAA
- a CDS encoding DEHA2B11418p (no similarity), with protein MTQVGDGKWCKRKDREEKREEITASVKGTAGGGFVVVTEHSDAATRYQSIADVMGPVLRGCDVASATSTPKRGLAGERNCSTRIGHTTSVLLIVRRSSP; from the coding sequence ATGACGCAGGTGGGAGATGGGAAATGGTGCAAAAGGAAAGATAGAGAAGAGAAGAGAGAGGAAATAACTGCCTCGGTAAAGGGGACGGCTGGTGGAGGTTTTGTGGTTGTGACAGAACACTCAGATGCAGCGACGCGATATCAGTCCATCGCTGATGTCATGGGGCCGGTGTTACGAGGTTGCGATGTCGCGTCCGCGACATCGACACCAAAACGTGGGCTCGCTGGTGAACGTAATTGTTCCACACGAATTGGTCACACGACCTCTGTTCTTTTGATCGTGCGACGTTCATCTCCCTAG